A stretch of the Lolium perenne isolate Kyuss_39 chromosome 3, Kyuss_2.0, whole genome shotgun sequence genome encodes the following:
- the LOC127345824 gene encoding protein IRON-RELATED TRANSCRIPTION FACTOR 2: protein MGHQHQLFDDPFASSISSLDAEIFSGAGGHQQWPGLDLDGIPAAGAAGTSSGGYGSPGGEGTHRKISHNAYERDRRKQLNGLYSSLRSLLPDTDHTKKLSIPITVTKALKYIPELQKQVEGLEKKKEELTRASCKPGVLAMKENTAPIVSATCIDDRDIMVQVSLLSNMAGALPMSRCIKVLENEGLRLVSSSTSAFQNRTFYSLHLQRTQRTMSKVCPSFCEELENAIKKRAEMHQQQ, encoded by the exons ATGGGGCACCAGCACCAGCTGTTCGACGACCCGTTTGCCAGCAGTATCTCGTCGCTGGATGCGGAaatcttctccggcgccggcgggcaCCAGCAGTGGCCTGGCCTTGACCTCGACGGCATCCCGGCCGCAGGTGCGGCCGGCACCTCCTCCGGCGGCTACGGCTCGCCCGGCGGAGAGGGAACCCACCGGAAGATCAGCCACAACGCGTACGAGCGCGATCGCCGAAAGCAGCTCAACGGGCTCTATTCCTCCCTCCGCTCCCTCCTCCCCGACACCGATCACACC AAGAAGCTGAGCATTCCGATCACGGTGACGAAAGCGCTCAAGTACATCCCGGAGCTGCAGAAGCAGGTGGAGGGtctagagaagaagaaagaggagcTGACCCGGGCAAGCTGCAAGCCGGGCGTGCTGGCTATGAAGGAGAACACAGCTCCGATCGTCTCCGCCACCTGCATCGACGACAGGGACATCATGGTCCAGGTCAGCCTGCTGAGCAACATGGCCGGAGCTCTGCCGATGTCAAGGTGCATCAAAGTGCTGGAGAACGAAGGGCTTCGCCTAGTCAGTTCGTCGACCTCCGCGTTTCAGAACAGGACGTTCTATAGCCTCCATCTCCAG AGAACACAACGAACGATGAGCAAGGTGTGTCCATCATTCTGTGAAGAACTGGAGAACGCCATCAAGAAAAGAGCGGAAATGCATCAACAACAATAG